A window from Sus scrofa isolate TJ Tabasco breed Duroc chromosome 2, Sscrofa11.1, whole genome shotgun sequence encodes these proteins:
- the DAPK3 gene encoding death-associated protein kinase 3 → MSTFRQENVEDHYEMGEELGSGQFAIVRKCRQKGTGKEYAAKFIKKRRLSSSRRGVSREEIEREVNILREIRHPNIITLHDIFENKTDVVLILELVSGGELFDFLAEKESLTEDEATQFLKQILDGVHYLHSKRIAHFDLKPENIMLLDKNVPNPRIKLIDFGIAHKIEAGNEFKNIFGTPEFVAPEIVNYEPLGLEADMWSIGVITYILLSGASPFLGETKQETLTNISAVNYDFDEEYFSNTSELAKDFIRRLLVKDPKRRMTIAQSLEHSWIKAIRRRNVRREDSSRKPERRRLKTARLKEYTIKSHSSMPPNNTYINFERFSKVLEEVAAAEEGLRGLEHSRRLFHEDIEALTAIYEGKEAWYREENESIGQDLRRLRQELHKTEALQRQAQEEAKGALLGASGLKRRFSRLENRYEALAKQVASEMRFVQDLVRAMEQEKLQGGECSLR, encoded by the exons CGGCCAGTTTGCAATTGTGCGGAAATGCCGGCAGAAAGGCACCGGGAAGGAGTATGCGGCCAAGTTCATCAAGAAGCGCCGCCTGTCATCCAGCCGGCGGGGGGTCAGCCGGGAAGAGATCGAGCGGGAGGTGAACATCCTGCGGGAGATCCGACACCCCAATATCATCACACTCCATGACATCTTTGAGAACAAGACCGACGTGGTCCTCATCCTGGAGCTGGTCTCAGGTGGGGAGCTCTTCGACTTCCTGGCAGAGAAGGAGTCGCTGACGGAGGACGAGGCCACTCAGTTCCTCAAGCAGATCCTGGACGGCGTCCACTACCTGCACTCCAAGCGCATTGCTCACTTTGACCTCAAG CCGGAGAATATCATGCTTCTGGACAAGAATGTGCCTAACCCGCGGATCAAGCTCATCGACTTTGGCATTGCCCACAAGATTGAAGCAGGGAATGAGTTCAAGAACATTTTTGGCACCCCAGAGTTCGTGG CTCCTGAGATCGTCAACTATGAGCCCCTGGGTCTGGAGGCAGACATGTG GAGCATTGGCGTCATCACCTACATCCT CTTGAGCGGTGCATCCCCGTTCTTGGGTGAGACCAAGCAGGAGACCCTGACCAACATCTCTGCCGTGAACTATGACTTTGATGAGGAGTACTTTAGCAACACCAGTGAGCTGGCCAAGGACTTCATCCGCCGGCTGCTTGTCAAAGACCCCAA GAGGAGAATGACCATCGCTCAGAGCCTGGAGCATTCCTGGATCAAG GCGATCCGGCGGCGGAATGTGCGTCGTGAGGACAGCAGCCGGAAGCCTGAGCGCCGGCGCCTAAAGACTGCCCGCCTCAAGGAGTACACTATCAAATCGCACTCCAGCATGCCCCCCAACAACACCTACATCAACTTCGAGCGCTTCTCCAAGGTGCTGGAGGAGGTGGCGGCGGCCGAGGAGGGCCTTCGAGGGCTTGAGCACAGCCGACGCCTGTTCCATGAGGACATCGAGGCGCTGACAGCTATCTATGAGGGGAAGGAGGCCTGGTACCGTGAGGAGAATGAGAGCATCGGCCAGGACCTGCGGCGGCTGCGCCAGGAGCTGCACAAGACCGAGGCGCTCCAGCGGCAGGCCCAGGAGGAGGCCAAGGGTGCCCTGCTGGGGGCCAGTGGGCTCAAGCGGCGCTTTAGCCGCCTCGAGAACCGCTATGAGGCACTGGCCAAGCAGGTGGCCTCTGAGATGCGGTTTGTGCAGGATCTGGTGCGTGCCATGGAGCAGGAGAAGCTGCAGGGTGGGGAGTGCAGCCTCCGCTAG